The following nucleotide sequence is from Vulpes lagopus strain Blue_001 chromosome 1, ASM1834538v1, whole genome shotgun sequence.
ATATCAAATATGTTCAATCACTATGAGACTCCTCCCTCCAGGAGACATGATAGGGCAAGAGCAAGTTGCAGGTTGCCAACCACTCTAACAATGAAATGAATTTCATGATCATAAAAATTTGTCATTGATGCTTTCTTACCAGAAATATCTTGATGAGAAGGGGAAAATGTGAAAGAAGATTCAAAACAAAGTAAGAATTGGTAAGAGTCACTCAAAAtagaaagaattgaaagaaaaagttgaaagaatattGAGGAAGTGGGGCCTATGTAGGTCTCCTATTTCAAATCTCCTGTTTCAATAATTAGCCCATCATGAATTTTTGATTTTTGTCAGTTGCAACTTGTCAATTGCAAtatcccaccaccaccaccactacccacCTAGTACTTTGGACTGAAATAATGTAACACCTGTTGGCTACATATCCAACGTGTATGAGATGGTCAGTTTAAACTCTGCCATCAGCAATGGTAATTCTTTCAAAACAAGTTGTGTAACTTTGTGGGTTTTGCCTTTATAGGTCTGTACTCCCTGCTCGTTAATTACAGCACACTTTTGATTTAGGTTGACAATGTGTCTCCTGGACTGCAATCTGTAAGACCCCAAATAAATGCTTTGGTTGCTTCACAGCCTCTTCTTGATCGACAGAATAaaaccatcattatcatcatctggGATTCCATATggcattttataaatactttaagGTTATTAGgctctattcttttatttatttattcattcattcatgagagacaaaattatttatttatttatttatttattcattcattcatttattcattcattcactcattcattcattcggcagacagagagagaggcagagatgcaagcagagggaaaaccaggctccccacagggaacctgatgtaggatttgatcccgggactctgggatcatgccctgagcccaaggcagatgctaaaccacagagccacccaagcatccctaagcTCTATTCTTAATCTAAAACTAAAACCCCTGAAATCAAGGAATTGTAGGCATAGAACGtatatgaaaacatatatgcacataaatCAGAGAATTTTAATCCAAATCTGTCACCTCTCAAACCCCAACGAATTTGTGCCTTCATTTTTCCACCTGACATCTGATTTTCACCTTCTGACATCGAGATTactttcaggggcatctgggtggtctagtcagttaagtatttgccttgggcttaggtcatgatcccaggttctgggatcgagccccacattgggctggctgcctgctcagtgggaagcctgtttttccttttgcctctccccctgttcatgttctctttctcacatgctttctctctttcaaatagatgaataaaatctttaaaaaaattactttcagcAGTCACTTCTCTCAGCctcatgtttaaaatgaaaatattaaaaaaattaaaaaaaaacaaaaataaataaaaataaatgaaaatattaaatgatgtcCTCACTGAGATTTCTACCTCTAACAAAAGTCATTCATTACTATGCTTTGTGATCCTtataaaaaaggatgaagagggcagcccaggtggctcagtggtttagtgctgccttcagcccagggcatgatcctagagaccggggatcaagtcctgcatcgggctctctgcatggagcctgcttctccctctgcctgtgtctctgcctctctctctgtgtgtgtctctcatgaataaataaataaaatcttaaaaaaaaaagaaaggataaagatAATCATGGTGTTTAtcccataaatacatttttaatattttaccatttaatctaacaatagaaaaacaagcaagcaaatatGTCTAACAGTTTGAGGAACTATTCCAATTCctactgtatttataaaacatgaaaatatattttgcttttaatatgaTGAATGCTTATGTTCTTACCTCTCTCtttagcttttctcttttttgttctagCCGTTTTTGCAGTTCTTTCTGTCGAGGGGAAAGACAGTATGTTGAGGTCACTGGAGATATATTTGCAGACTGTATCCTGTGATTAGATTTCCCATTCCCCTTACTTCGATCTGAGTTGGCAGCAGAGCTTGGACGAGTCTTGGGGTTGGGTGGTGGCTGAGGGATAAAAGCCAGTGGTTCTTCTATTGATGAGTGAGCAATAGCATGAATCTTTGCTACAGGCTCTTCTTTCTTGACACTATTAACATTTGAGTTAGAAGATCTGGGTGACAACTGGTGAGGTTCATTTTCTGTGCTATTAGCATTAATGGGAGGCAAAAACCCCTGACTCTCAATGTCTTGTAAATTCAGAAGTTCAaactttccatctctttctactAGTATTTTCCTATCCCTGTTTTCTTCACAATTTCCATCAGTCAGTGACAGGAGTACATTTTCTTGTCCAAATTCATTGGAAATACATAACTGTGACAGTTTTCCTGACATACTACTTtcattttcaagataatttttgtGAGTATCAGTGTCTTCCAGTGGAGGAACTTCCAGATCAACTAGTTTGTCTTTGAACTTAAGTTTTCGCTCCCTTTTATCATTCACAGGTTCTTGATTTTGTAGAATCTTATTGGCTTGAATAATTTTCTCCATAATATATCTCCTTAattcctcatcctcttcctcttccaggtCTCTCTGGTTTTCCACTTTGGATTCCTGGAAAGAGTTTTCACTATCTGAATCTGATATGGGATCCAAAGGTTGAATACTTGGTACAGAAATGAAGTCATTTCTTCTTGATGAAAGCTCATCCTTCAAAGATTTGTCAGGATCAGAATGTTGTTCGGTgtcttctatttctgtttcattgtcTTTTAATTCTTGGTTAATATTCTCTTCATTCTCACAAGCCATCTAAGAAACAGATACGAAGTTCTCTTTTTCAGTAAAAATTGAGACTTTTTGTCCACGTATATGTAGATAATACAAAATGAATTTCATATTCAtgcaatatattttatgaatgggAAAATGTACATGcctcttatttatattttggttcTAGTATTCCAATTCATATTTGTGAGCACTCCAAGGGAGTGTCAATACATTTGACAACAGCATTTGGGAAAAATTTAACCCTGAATCTGAATTTGATGCTAAgtactatattaatatttttaaaattttcttgctaatgaatgaaagaataactACAGATAGaacatcattattttaatattcctcctctataaaatttTCCTCCCTTtaaattttcagaagaaaatttttttaatgttttttccttataatatttgtatttttcaaaaatacagagaGATCTTTCTCTCCAGGATCAACATTAGTCTTTGGTCAAGTTCTAATTGTTCTGAGTTTGTTATAatcttttcagattattttttttatcttttcagattaTTATTGCTGCTATTTTCTACAGGATCTATATCCAAATTCCAGGTCAATTTTTAATCTCTTGATTACATTTTCCTTCCTCAACTATCCTCAGAGGCCCCAATAATGTATGCCAAACACCATCATATAActtggttttatatttaaaaagcacaattGCACATGAGCCATAGACCAGTATTATCACATCACAAAACACTGCTCAATGTCTGCTGTTTCTAATTAAAGACTTCCTACCTAATGTCTCTCCCAAATACATATATACTCACCAACAAAGCAAACACTTTTCTCCTGCAATATTTTTTTGTCTCAGAATCTCACTCCTTCCTAAAACAATTCTATGGGAGCTACTACTTGCTGCTCTCTTCAGCCCCTtaaaattctcttcctctttaacTTGCTCTAAGGTCATCTTTTCCAATAGCCACCTCTTCCTGACCTACACAGCATTGCTATATGTCTGCTAAGCAAATAAACTTGGCCCATTAAAATGTCTAACAAATAATTAAGATCTAATAAACTAAGATCTCTGctttgtaattgtttttttaaaccatatttgATTCTGTGGCTCATTCCAACAATATCTGTTTCCTaattattctttgattttcaCTTCTTTATAAAACCCATTGCAAAAAAAGccagaagaataaaaatttaaaaacccactgCAATGAAATTATGACTTTTTACAATGAAATTTTCCCCAGCAttcatctctgtctctatctttgTCGTCTGTTTTCCTGCTAGCCTCGAAGGAAGATGTTCTTATAATCATCCACTGGAATGAATAAGATTAATAGATTGATAAGAGCACTCTGTTTTGACCAATGCTTTAACCCTAGCACTGAGAACAGCCTCTGATACGTGGCAGgtgtatataatattttctgaattaattaAGAAATGATACAATGAATCCTGATTTTCACCTGTCTAATTCTAGCATTCTGTGCTCTAGATCTCACACCCCTCCAGTCATGAGACTTTGGTTGAACTCTGggtatctctgcctgtctcattctgattatttttttgttaaagatgcATAAAATTTCTATTCAAAGTCCATCTTAGAAAAATCTTGACTTTTTACTTTGTTGCCTTTTTCAAATATAATCCCATTTGTCCTCTCCATTGCataagaaagcaaaatggaaCAAAGAGAAGTTTGTGATGTAAGATTTGCTgccttcggggatccctgggtggcttggcagtttagtgtctgccttcggcccagggcgtgatcctggagtcctgggatcaagtcccacatcaggctccctgcacagagcctgcttctgcctgtgcctgtgtctctgcctctctctctctctctctctctgtgtctctcatgaataaataaataaaatcttaaaaaaaaaaaaaagatttgctgccttctttctcttctattcttttccttaACATTCTTCAGTCTGACTTCTATTGTAATTACTGAGCTCTTGGTCCTTCCAAAGTCACCTATTCTTTACAAGTCTTAACATCTTTTCTTCATTACTTCCCTGTTTATTGACTCTAATTTCATACATAcgtacatatgcatatacatatatatgaatatatatacatacatatatatacgcacacatgaattatatatagatacacatactctatcatctatctatctatctatctatctatctatctatctatagagagagagaggaggaagaactGTCTGTGATCCAGGAATGGATTTCCATTCTAAGGGTTTGATAGATAGTATATGATCATATTTAATGGATCTACTTTTTCCTACAGGCATTCCTATGGCTCAGTTTTGactgtatatttttctctatattaattCCTCTGAAGAGTTAAATCAGTCTTAAGGCTTCAAATATTAGCTGAAAGACCATGTCTTTTGagaatctgctttatttttatttatattaaaagtataacctcattatattaaaagtataaccccttttcatttatattaaaggTATAAGCCCATTTCACCCAAGTTTATATAAAGTAGAAATTAACTGCACTTATTCATATTTTAGTGCAATAAATcatacttatttatattatataaattttaactcttaattataatttaaactttattaaGGCTAAATCAATCCCTGTTCTCTCACTAATTAGCCCTCACCTTAGGACAcaacatatatattctttatgcttcaattttctcatctctaaggTGGAAATAATGGCACTTGTTCTATGTATATCAAAAGAATTTTCTGAGGTTTCAGTAGCATATGCAAAACTCTTCAAGATTTACAAAGCACTTTGTTAATGTAATTACTATAAATGCTGTTGCCAATTTACATATACCTCTATTATACTGgcaccacttttttctttttcattaattagCCATTCTAAGTCCTTTTCAAAGTCGTCTTCATATTCTCCACTTTCTTTTGAGtccatatctttattttcatccattttccgTTTGTTAAAGAATAACACTATAAGATACA
It contains:
- the CCDC181 gene encoding coiled-coil domain-containing protein 181 isoform X1 — translated: MDENKDMDSKESGEYEDDFEKDLEWLINEKEKSGASIIEMACENEENINQELKDNETEIEDTEQHSDPDKSLKDELSSRRNDFISVPSIQPLDPISDSDSENSFQESKVENQRDLEEEEDEELRRYIMEKIIQANKILQNQEPVNDKRERKLKFKDKLVDLEVPPLEDTDTHKNYLENESSMSGKLSQLCISNEFGQENVLLSLTDGNCEENRDRKILVERDGKFELLNLQDIESQGFLPPINANSTENEPHQLSPRSSNSNVNSVKKEEPVAKIHAIAHSSIEEPLAFIPQPPPNPKTRPSSAANSDRSKGNGKSNHRIQSANISPVTSTYCLSPRQKELQKRLEQKREKLKREEEQRKIEEEKEKKKENDMVFKAWLQKKREQVLEMRRIQRAKQIEDMNSRQENRDPQQAFRLWLKKKHEEQLKERKTEELRKQEECLFFLKGTEGRERAFKQWLRRKRIEKLAEQQAVRERTRQLRLEAKHSKQLQSHLYMSEAKSFRFTDHYN
- the CCDC181 gene encoding coiled-coil domain-containing protein 181 isoform X2 — its product is MDENKDMDSKESGEYEDDFEKDLEWLINEKEKSGASIIEMACENEENINQELKDNETEIEDTEQHSDPDKSLKDELSSRRNDFISVPSIQPLDPISDSDSENSFQESKVENQRDLEEEEDEELRRYIMEKIIQANKILQNQEPVNDKRERKLKFKDKLVDLEVPPLEDTDTHKNYLENESSMSGKLSQLCISNEFGQENVLLSLTDGNCEENRDRKILVERDGKFELLNLQDIESQGFLPPINANSTENEPHQLSPRSSNSNVNSVKKEEPVAKIHAIAHSSIEEPLAFIPQPPPNPKTRPSSAANSDRSKGNGKSNHRIQSANISPVTSTYCLSPRQKELQKRLEQKREKLKREEEQRKIEEEKEKKKENDMVFKAWLQKKREQVLEMRRIQRAKQIEDMNSRENRDPQQAFRLWLKKKHEEQLKERKTEELRKQEECLFFLKGTEGRERAFKQWLRRKRIEKLAEQQAVRERTRQLRLEAKHSKQLQSHLYMSEAKSFRFTDHYN